One genomic window of Nitrospirota bacterium includes the following:
- a CDS encoding rhomboid family intramembrane serine protease — protein MIPLHDDNPTELTPVVTVGFIAACVLVFFYQASLPVGPDNTFVFQYGAIPALLFGEADLSETALPIPAYATLITSMFLHGGWMHLIGNMLYLWIFGNNIEDVMGHAKFIGFYLACGILAALSHALTDPSSAIPMVGASGAISGILGAYVLLFPRATVLVIMPGLGTTRVAAGVVLGMWFVMQLLSGGMSIGSTGGGVAFFAHIGGFVAGMALIGLFKRPNVRFFAPSRRNRWGG, from the coding sequence ATGATTCCTCTGCACGACGACAACCCAACGGAGCTGACCCCGGTCGTCACAGTCGGCTTTATTGCGGCCTGCGTCCTCGTCTTTTTCTACCAGGCCAGCCTGCCTGTCGGCCCTGATAATACATTCGTGTTCCAGTACGGGGCGATCCCGGCCCTCCTATTCGGGGAGGCCGACCTCTCTGAAACGGCCTTACCCATTCCTGCTTACGCTACGTTGATCACGAGCATGTTCCTCCACGGTGGCTGGATGCACCTTATCGGAAATATGCTGTACCTCTGGATCTTCGGCAACAATATCGAAGACGTCATGGGACATGCAAAATTCATCGGGTTCTACCTTGCTTGCGGAATTCTGGCCGCCCTGAGCCATGCCTTGACCGATCCATCCTCAGCTATTCCCATGGTCGGAGCGAGCGGCGCCATTTCCGGCATCTTGGGCGCCTATGTGCTGCTGTTCCCGCGAGCCACCGTGCTGGTGATCATGCCGGGCCTGGGTACAACGAGGGTGGCAGCCGGCGTTGTCCTCGGCATGTGGTTCGTGATGCAACTGTTGAGCGGAGGAATGAGCATCGGCAGCACCGGCGGAGGCGTCGCCTTCTTCGCCCATATCGGAGGATTTGTGGCGGGGATGGCGTTGATTGGTCTGTTCAAACGACCGAACGTGCGCTTCTTTGCTCCGAGCCGCAGAAACCGATGGGGTGGCTAG